The Pseudomonas viciae genomic interval GTTCATGGTCGAGGATTGATGCTGTTCAAAGCATGTGCCCCGCCCAGATTTTGCGACCTACTAGATCGGCGGCAATTTCGATGAACGCATCTCCAACAAATTTTGCGGCGAGGCTGACTCGCCTGTCTGCGGGAAATACCTGGACCAATTTACGCATGGGAATAGGGTCGACCAAAGGTGCAGCACTGAGCACTCCCGATTCAATCTGCGTATAAATCGATGCCAGTGGCAAAGCTGTCAAACCGAAGCCATTGCGAACCAGATCAATCATCGCGCCGAAGGAGTCAGCTTCAACGCTGGTTTTGAGCTTGATGCCAACTTCCCGCGCACAATTATCCAAAATCACGCGAAGACTGTGGCGGGCGCTGGGCAACACCAATTGCTGCTGGGCCAAAGACTCGAATGACACCGGCGCATCCAGGCGCAGATTGGCGCTGGCGGGCCCCACCAGTAGCAGGTTTTCCATCATCACCGGCACGATACGCAGCGTATGCAAGGGTTGGGGATCGTAAGAAATCGCCAGCTCCAATTCGCCACGCTGAACCCAATCCAGCAGGTAACCGCTAAAGGCGGAGGAGAACCTGATGGCGAGATTCGGATGCTCTTCCTTGATTTTTCGCACCAGCGGAACGGTGACAATTTCCGCAACCGTCGGTGTCGTACCGATCACCACCGTGCCCCGAAAAGAAGACTTCCCGCCCACGACCGAACTTCGAATGGACTCCATCTCTTCCATGATTCGGGTGGCATGCGCCAAAACTTCACGGCCGGCATCAGTAATCTCCATACCTCGACCATGCCGATCAAAAAGGTAGGCCCCGAGTTCTTTTTCCAACAGACGAATTTGCCTGCTCAGTGCCGGTTGTGCGATGTGAAGCCGGTCGGAGGCCTTGCTGAGACTGCCAAGCTCGGCCACATGAATTAGGGTCTTGAGTTGAACGACATCCATTACCAGGCCAGTCAAAGTCGGGCTCGGCGCGAAATGCGTCGAAGGTAGAATCAGTGTAAACGCATTAACACCCCTTGGAATGCCGCAGAAGCCGGGTCGCATGGGAAGTCGCGGCTTACGAGCGGCGGTATACCCTAGCCAGCCGGGGCTGCAAGCCAAGCTATAGAATTTCGGTATATCAGTTAGACCTGGCTGACGGCTTATTACCCTCGTCACTCTGCGGTAGCGTGCAATCAACGTCGACGCCAAGAGCGATCGACTGACTACAAGAATAAGATTCGAGGGCTTACGCCATGATTGACTACATTTCTCGTTACCTGACCGACCCGTCTGATACCGTCAGCGAGCAGCGGACCTCTCATATACATCCCCCCTCTTCATGTGCCTTGGTCGTCAAAGGATCACTGCAACTGCGTTAAGCATATCAACCCATCGAGCTAGCAACGTCGGACACGCATCAGCGTGGGCCTCGTATCGTCTCGCCTTGAAAAAAGGGTGAACAACATGTCTGCATCAACCAGCGACTCAACACTCCGCACTGAAAAGTCCGATCAGATGAAAAGTCCGAATCGCGTCAGAGCCATCATGGGTGCCTGCTCGGGCAATCTGGTGGAGTGGTACGATTTTTTCATCTACGCCTACACCGCCATCTACTTTGCGGCTTCGTTTTTTCCCAAAGGTGACACTACGAGCCAACTGCTCGCTACAGCCGGCGTTTTTGCCGTCGGTTTTTTCATGCGCCCTCTCGGTGGCTGGATTTTCGGCTGGATTGCCGACACCCGTGGCCGCAAGGTCTCAATGATCATTTCGGTGTTCATGATGTGCGCCGGTTCGTTATTGATCGCCGTCATGCCCACCTATGAAACGATAGGTGTGGCTGCGCCAGTCTTGCTCGTCGTCGCCAGACTGATTCAGGGCCTGTCCGTAGGCGCAGAGTACGGTACAGGTGCCACCTACATCAGTGAAATCGCGACGCCGGGTCGACGCTGTTTCTATGGGTCGTTCCAGTACTTCACCATCATCGCGGGCCAACTCCTGGCGCTGATGACCGTGGTCATTCTTCAACAAACCCTCACCGGCGAGGAGTTGCGCGAATGGGGTTGGAGAGTTCCGTTCTTTATCGGCGCATTGAGTTCCATCGTGGTCGTGTATCTGCGGCGCGCTATGCATGAAACCGCCACTAAAAAAGACATGAACCGCAAAGATGCCGGCTCTCTGCGCGGCATGTTCAAACACAAACGTGCCGTTGCACTGGTCGTGGCGTTCACCATTGGCGGTTCGCTCTACTTCTACACCTTCACCACCTATATGCAGAAATTTCTGGTGATCTCTGCGGGGTTCAGTCCGGAAACGGTGAGTTTCATCATGACGGCGGCACTGGTCGGCTTTATGTTCTGCCAGCCGCTCTTTGGTCTGCTCGCCGACCGTATCGGAATCAAGACCCACATGTTGTTGTTTTCCGGGTTCGCCATGTTGTTGGTGATCCCCCTGCTCTATTCGCTGCAATCCGTCAGCAGTCCATTTACCGCCTTCCTGCTGGTATTTGGCGGCCTGGCAATCGCATCGCTGTACACCCCGATTGCCGGGATCGTCAAAGCTGAGCTTTTCCCTCCTGCGGTACGTGCGTTAGGCGTGGGCTTTCCGTATGCGGTAGGCAATGCGGCATTCGGCGGCACTGCGGAATACGTCGCCCTGTCGCTGCGGTCACAAGGCATAGAGGCGTATTTTTTCTTCTATGTCGCGGCTGTAGTGACCATCACTTTCATAGCCGCCATGCTGATGCCGAACCTGTCGCGCTATGGTTACATCAGCGGTTCCGGTGAGATTGAAGAGCGAACCGGATTGAGGGGTTGGACTAAATCGCACGCTGCGAGGATTTGAAACACTGACGATTACTGCGGTTAGTTAAAGGGCCCCTGATGATTCCTGGGCCCTTTTTTTCATCCCTGTGTAGCGGATGCTACCTGCGTTGAAGGCACCACGCTCAACTGCCCCCCACCATCAACAGGGAGCTGGACGTGACTGAAACTTTCTGGTGAAGGCAAATCATTGACTCATTGAGCATGCACTGGATGAGCTTCATTGCGCCGGGCTTGCGAGGCGATCCGTACGCTCTGCTTCACCTCGCTACGTTAATCATTTCCCTTCCCATAATGCGTGGCTATCGCTATTACCCGGCAGGCCACGCATTCACCTTCCAGCTATACAAAACGGGCATATCTCAAAGACAAAAACGGTAGTCGTCCTTCTCCTCCATCCCTCCCAGAATGGGTGAAAACACAAAAGCAGCACTGCTTGGGAGATTGGCATGTCAACAGAAGCTGAACACACCGTGGGACAGGATTGGCAGGAGGACGTGTTCCACGTGCTCAAGGCCCACGACGTCAAACACGTGGTCTTCGTACCGGATGCAGGCCACTCGGCGGCGATCCGTATGTCGTATGCAGACCCGGACATCAAGGCCGTTGTCCTCACCACCGAGGAAGAAGGCATCGGCTATCTCGCCGGCGCATGGCTTGGCGGAGAGCGCGGAGCTCTCCTGATGCAGTCCAGCGGCGTCGGTAACTGCATCAACACCCTGGCACTTCAAGTCTGTGCCGGCTTCCCGCTGTTGATGGTGGTCACCATGCGCGGCGACTGGGCCGAATTCAACGCGTGGCAGAACCCGATGGGGCAGGCCACAGAAGCCTCCCTGAACCTGATGAAGGTCATGACCTGGCGCGCAGACGTTCCAGAAGACGTCGCCCCGCTGCTGCACGGTGCCGCGACCATGGCCTTCAACGGTGATTCGTCCACTGCCCTGCTGCTCGGCCAGCGCCTGATTGGAGAAAAGAAATGGGTCAAGTAAGCGCAAACCACACTCTGTGCCGCCGCGAAGTGGTCAAGGCCTTGCTGGCCGACCGCAAAGACGTGCTGGTCGTGACCGGCCTCGGTTCGGCGTCCTACGACGTCATGGCCGCCGGTGACAACGATCTGAATTATTACCTCTGGGCCGCCATGGGCAGCGCGATCACTGTGGGCCTGGGCCTGGCGAATGCGCAGCCAGACAAATCGGTGGTGGTGGTCACCGGTGACGGCGAATTGCTCATGGGCTTCGGCGCCCTGGCCACCGTCGCACTTCAAAAACCCGCCAACCTGACTATTGCGGTGTTGGATAACGGTCACTTTGGCGAGACCGGTATGCAGGTCAGCCATGCGGGGTTTGGAATTTCCCTGGACCAGGTCGCGAAAACTTGCGGCTTCAGCTGGACCGATGAAATCCGTGACATGGAAGGCGTACATAACTTGCGCGAGCGCTTTACAACTCGCGATGGCGTCAAGCTCGCGACGATCAAAATCAAGGCGGAAAACCCGCCACGGGTGCTGCCACCGCGCGATGGTCACTACATCAAAAATCGCTTTCGTGCCGCCCTGGGTTTCAACCCGATCTGACCACTCTATGCCCGTACCCGGTCACGCAGGGCAACTGTCGTGCGTGACGCGTTGAGGAGAACAATAATGACTGACCGCAACTGCGACGAACTCAATGCCATTCGCGAGGGCGTGCGCGCACTTTGCGCTGAATTCGATGCGGCTTACTGGCGTAAAGTCGACGAAGAAAAAGGTTTCCCGGAAACCTTCGTCAAGGCCCTGACCGATGCCGGCTGGCTGGCGGCGATGATTCCTGTCGAGTACGGCGGCTCCGGCCTCGGGCTGGCCGAGGCCTCGGTGATCCTGGAAGAAGTGAATCGCTGCGGTGGCAACTCCGGCACCGTCCACGGGCAGATGTACAACATGTTTACCCTGCTACGACACGGCAGCGAGGCGCAGAAAAGCTACTACCTGCCGAAACTGGCCAGCGGCGAATTGCGCCTGCAATCGATGGGCGTCACCGAACCCACCACTGGCACCGACACCACCAAGATCAAGACCACAGCGATCAAACGCGGTGACAAGTACGTGATCAACGGGCAGAAGGTGTGGATCTCACGGGTTCAGCATTCCGACCTGATGATCCTGCTGGCGCGCACCACGCCGTTGGCCGAGGTGAAGAAGAAGTCCGAGGGCATGTCGATCTTCCTGGTAGACCTGCGCGAGGCTATCGGTAACGGCATGACCGTGCAGCCGATCGCCAACATGGTCAACCACGAAACCAACGAGTTGTTCTTCGACAACCTCGAAATTCCTGCCGACAGCCTCATCGGCGAGGAAGGCAAAGGTTTCCGCTACATTCTGGATGGCCTGAACGCCGAGCGCACACTGATCGCCGCCGAATGCATTGGCGACGGACGCTGGTTTATCGAAAAAGCCAGCGCCTATGCACGTGATCGCGTCGTGTTCGGACGCCCTATCGGGCAGAACCAAGGCGTGCAGTTCCCCATCGCTGAAGCACACATTGAAATCGAAGCGGCTGACCTGATGCGCTGGCGTGCCTGCGAGGAATACGACAGCGGCATCAATGCCGGGGCCAGCGCCAACATGGCCAAGTACCTGGCGGCGAAAGCCTCTTGGGAAGCCGCGAATGCTTGCTTGCAGACCCACGGCGGTTTTGGTTTTGCCTGCGAGTACGACGTCGAGCGCAAATTCCGTGAAACCCGTCTGTATCAGGTGGCGCCCATCTCCACCAACCTGATCCTGTCGTACGTTGCCGAACACCTGCTCGAACTGCCGCGCTCCTTCTAAAGGATCAGCGTAAAGCCCAGTGCGTTTGCTTAAGCAGGCGCGACTGGGGAGCCATGACAAGAGAGATAATAATCATGAGCCAACCCAAAGGCATCCGTCCGCTCGATGGCATTACTGTCGTCAGCCTTGAGCATGCCATTGCAGCGCCCTTCTGCACCCGACAATTGGCCGACCTTGGTGCGCGTGTCATCAAGGTCGAACGCCCCGGCACGGGTGACTTCGCCAGGGCTTACGACCAACGCGTCAATGGTCTCGCCTCGCACTTCGTCTGGACCAATCGCTCGAAAGAGAGCCTGACCCTCGATCTGAAACAAGATTCGGCCACAGAGGTGCTAGACAGTTTGCTGGCCACTGCCGATGTCCTGGTGCAGAACCTGGCGCCGGGTGCCGCAGCACGAATGGGACTTTCATTTGAGGCTTTGCATCAGCGGTTTCCGCGCCTGATCGTTTGTGACATTTCAGGCTACGGCGCAGGCGGCCCCTATGAAAAGAAAAAAGCCTATGACCTGTTGATCCAGAGCGAAGGCGGTTTCCTGTCGGTCACCGGCGGACCGGGTGAAGAAGAAATGGCCAAGGCAGGTTGCTCGATTGCTGACATCGCGGCCGGCATGTACGCCTACACCGGAATTCTGTCGGCCGTGCTGTTGCGTGGACGCACTGGCGAAGGTAGCCACCTTGATGTGTCCATGCTGGAAAGCCTGGTCGAGTGGATGAACTACCCGATGTACTACGCCTACAACGGCTCTCCCCCGCCCCCTCGCGCCGGCGCCGCGCACGCCACGATTTACCCCTATGGTCCCTTCCCCATCGGTGATGGCACGACAGTCATGCTGGGTTTGCAGAACGAACGAGAGTGGCAGCTGTTTTGCGACAAGGTGCTGCTGACGCCTGAACTGGCGCAAGACGAACGCTTCTCTGCCAACTACAAGCGCGTCGAAAACCGTCAAGCGCTGCGGGCACTCATCGTTGAGTCGTTCTCCACACTCAATTTCGATGCCGTGTTTGATCGGTTGGAGCAGGCGCAAATTGCTAATGCTCGGGTCAATGACATGCAAGGTGTTTGGGACCATCCGCAACTTCAGGCACGTGATCGCTGGCGGGAAGTCGAAACCACTGCCGGCACGGTTCCAAGTTTGATACCTCCAGGCAGCAATAGCGCGTTCGAGCCTCGTATGGATGCCGTACCGGGCCTTGGCCAGCACACCGAACAGGTGCTCAGGGAACTGGGGCTAGGCACGGATCGTATTGAAAAAATGCGCGCAGCCGGAGCGATTTAGGCTTGATCTGAAAACTAAAAGCCTGCCCGCAACGATCAAAGTTTTTAAGAGGACACTGCCCAATGAAAGTCCTGGTAGCTGTGAAACGTGTGGTCGACTATAACGTCAAGGTTCGCGTCAAGGCGGACAACTCCGGCGTCGACCTCGCCAACGTCAAGATGTCGATGAACCCTTTCTGCGAAATCGCCGTAGAAGAAGCCGTACGCCTGAAAGAAAAAGGCGTGGCGACTGAGATCGTCGTCGTCTCCATCGGCCCGACCACCGCCCAGGAACAACTGCGTACTGCGCTGGCACTGGGTGCCGACCGCGCCATCCTCGTCGAATCCGCCGAAGACCTGACTTCCCTGGCCGTGGCCAAGCTGCTCAAGGCCGTTGTCGACAAGGAACAGCCATCGCTGGTGATCCTCGGCAAACAAGCCATCGACAGCGACAACAACCAGACCGGCCAGATGCTCGCGGCATTGAGCGGCTACGGTCAGGGCACGTTCGCGTCCAAAGTTGAAGTGTCCGGCGACAGCGTTGCCGTGACCCGCGAAATCGACGGCGGCGCGCAGACGGTTTCCCTGAAACTGCCGGCCATCGTCACCACCGACCTGCGTTTGAACGAGCCGCGCTATGCGTCCCTGCCAAACATCATGAAAGCCAAGAAGAAGCCGCTTGAAGTGCTGACTCCGGACG includes:
- a CDS encoding LysR substrate-binding domain-containing protein translates to MDVVQLKTLIHVAELGSLSKASDRLHIAQPALSRQIRLLEKELGAYLFDRHGRGMEITDAGREVLAHATRIMEEMESIRSSVVGGKSSFRGTVVIGTTPTVAEIVTVPLVRKIKEEHPNLAIRFSSAFSGYLLDWVQRGELELAISYDPQPLHTLRIVPVMMENLLLVGPASANLRLDAPVSFESLAQQQLVLPSARHSLRVILDNCAREVGIKLKTSVEADSFGAMIDLVRNGFGLTALPLASIYTQIESGVLSAAPLVDPIPMRKLVQVFPADRRVSLAAKFVGDAFIEIAADLVGRKIWAGHML
- a CDS encoding thiamine pyrophosphate-dependent enzyme translates to MGQVSANHTLCRREVVKALLADRKDVLVVTGLGSASYDVMAAGDNDLNYYLWAAMGSAITVGLGLANAQPDKSVVVVTGDGELLMGFGALATVALQKPANLTIAVLDNGHFGETGMQVSHAGFGISLDQVAKTCGFSWTDEIRDMEGVHNLRERFTTRDGVKLATIKIKAENPPRVLPPRDGHYIKNRFRAALGFNPI
- a CDS encoding thiamine pyrophosphate-binding protein encodes the protein MSTEAEHTVGQDWQEDVFHVLKAHDVKHVVFVPDAGHSAAIRMSYADPDIKAVVLTTEEEGIGYLAGAWLGGERGALLMQSSGVGNCINTLALQVCAGFPLLMVVTMRGDWAEFNAWQNPMGQATEASLNLMKVMTWRADVPEDVAPLLHGAATMAFNGDSSTALLLGQRLIGEKKWVK
- a CDS encoding MFS family transporter, with the translated sequence MSASTSDSTLRTEKSDQMKSPNRVRAIMGACSGNLVEWYDFFIYAYTAIYFAASFFPKGDTTSQLLATAGVFAVGFFMRPLGGWIFGWIADTRGRKVSMIISVFMMCAGSLLIAVMPTYETIGVAAPVLLVVARLIQGLSVGAEYGTGATYISEIATPGRRCFYGSFQYFTIIAGQLLALMTVVILQQTLTGEELREWGWRVPFFIGALSSIVVVYLRRAMHETATKKDMNRKDAGSLRGMFKHKRAVALVVAFTIGGSLYFYTFTTYMQKFLVISAGFSPETVSFIMTAALVGFMFCQPLFGLLADRIGIKTHMLLFSGFAMLLVIPLLYSLQSVSSPFTAFLLVFGGLAIASLYTPIAGIVKAELFPPAVRALGVGFPYAVGNAAFGGTAEYVALSLRSQGIEAYFFFYVAAVVTITFIAAMLMPNLSRYGYISGSGEIEERTGLRGWTKSHAARI
- a CDS encoding CaiB/BaiF CoA transferase family protein, with translation MSQPKGIRPLDGITVVSLEHAIAAPFCTRQLADLGARVIKVERPGTGDFARAYDQRVNGLASHFVWTNRSKESLTLDLKQDSATEVLDSLLATADVLVQNLAPGAAARMGLSFEALHQRFPRLIVCDISGYGAGGPYEKKKAYDLLIQSEGGFLSVTGGPGEEEMAKAGCSIADIAAGMYAYTGILSAVLLRGRTGEGSHLDVSMLESLVEWMNYPMYYAYNGSPPPPRAGAAHATIYPYGPFPIGDGTTVMLGLQNEREWQLFCDKVLLTPELAQDERFSANYKRVENRQALRALIVESFSTLNFDAVFDRLEQAQIANARVNDMQGVWDHPQLQARDRWREVETTAGTVPSLIPPGSNSAFEPRMDAVPGLGQHTEQVLRELGLGTDRIEKMRAAGAI
- a CDS encoding acyl-CoA dehydrogenase family protein — protein: MTDRNCDELNAIREGVRALCAEFDAAYWRKVDEEKGFPETFVKALTDAGWLAAMIPVEYGGSGLGLAEASVILEEVNRCGGNSGTVHGQMYNMFTLLRHGSEAQKSYYLPKLASGELRLQSMGVTEPTTGTDTTKIKTTAIKRGDKYVINGQKVWISRVQHSDLMILLARTTPLAEVKKKSEGMSIFLVDLREAIGNGMTVQPIANMVNHETNELFFDNLEIPADSLIGEEGKGFRYILDGLNAERTLIAAECIGDGRWFIEKASAYARDRVVFGRPIGQNQGVQFPIAEAHIEIEAADLMRWRACEEYDSGINAGASANMAKYLAAKASWEAANACLQTHGGFGFACEYDVERKFRETRLYQVAPISTNLILSYVAEHLLELPRSF
- a CDS encoding electron transfer flavoprotein subunit beta/FixA family protein, with the translated sequence MKVLVAVKRVVDYNVKVRVKADNSGVDLANVKMSMNPFCEIAVEEAVRLKEKGVATEIVVVSIGPTTAQEQLRTALALGADRAILVESAEDLTSLAVAKLLKAVVDKEQPSLVILGKQAIDSDNNQTGQMLAALSGYGQGTFASKVEVSGDSVAVTREIDGGAQTVSLKLPAIVTTDLRLNEPRYASLPNIMKAKKKPLEVLTPDALGVSTASTNKTVKVEAPAARSAGIKVKSVAELVEKLKNEAKVI